One part of the Lycorma delicatula isolate Av1 chromosome 7, ASM4794821v1, whole genome shotgun sequence genome encodes these proteins:
- the LOC142328155 gene encoding uncharacterized protein LOC142328155, whose amino-acid sequence MAVRWRWLTVIVVLFYIVHYSSVDVEAGGKRDRKNGYYITKKYRSCPPCKKYRYCDYYGDDSNLFYYDNCNDDDTNNNNNNNNDDDDNGDDDDGEDDNNDDDSAKKKTKKKKEKKGSKFLRKLFKKDRKDKKNKKGKKSKSKSKNKLSRNEPDNDNSDDGSNDDSCGNGQTITIEKGPAIIQTIILDKDLYPKYISGYYNDCNPFQKVVVKDGDCSKYLPYYTTASNYEPQNINVVKEPCCKQNSFGICDPYCCS is encoded by the exons ATGGCCGTGCGATGGAGATGGTTAACTGTCATCgttgttcttttttatattgttcat TATAGTTCGGTGGATGTAGAAGCTGGTGGAAAAAGAGATAGAAAAAATGGATactatattactaaaaaatatagatCTTGTCCACCgtgtaaaaaatatagatactGCGATTATTATGGTGATGATTCTAATCTGTTTTATTATGACAACTGTAATGATGacgatactaataataataataataataacaatgatgatgatgataatggtGACGACGATGATGGTGAAGATGATAATAATGACGATGACAGtgctaaaaagaaaactaaaaaaaagaaagaaaaaaaaggaagtaaatttttgagaaagttatttaagaaagatagaaaagataagaaaaataaaaagggtaaaaaatcaaaaagtaaatctaaaaataaattaagcagaAATGAACCGGATAATGACAATTCTGATGATGGATCAAATGATGATAGTTGTGGAAACGGGCAGACCATTACTATTGAAAAAGGACCAGCAATAATACAAACTATTATATTGGATAAAGATTTGTATCCTAAATATATTTCCGGTTACTATAACGATTGTAACCCGTTTCAAAAGGTTGTAGTAAAAGATGGtgattgttcaaaatatttaccGTATTATACTACAGCCAGTAATTATGAACCGCAAAATATAAATGTAGTAAAAGAGCCATGTTGTAAACAAAATTCCTTTGGCATCTGTGATCCATATTGCTGTAGTTAG